GAACTGGCCGGCGTCGGCGGGGCCCTCACCACGATCGGGACGCTTCTTCCCTTCCGCCTCGCCGGCGAATCGGCCGCTTGGTTAGCCGGCCCGGGCCCCGCGCCCGGGGCGACGATCGCCGCGGTCGCGGTATTCATGCTATTGGCCGCGGCGGGGGTCGAGGCGGGCCGCCGGACCTACGTGGACGTGTTCTTCAACGACTAGACGGGCCCGCGGCGAGGGGGCTTCCATGGCCCAAGAACCGGGCCCGCTAAGCCTAAATACCGGGTCCCCGTAGTCGCCGCGTCGATGCTCGAAGCAGAGTACGACCTCCGCTATTTCAAGGAAAACGGCTTCTCCCGCCGCAAGTGCGCCCAATGCAATTCCTACTTTTGGAGCCAAGACCAGAAGCGGACGCTATGCGGGGATCCACCATGCAACGAGTACACCTTCATCGGTGCCCCGGAGGCGAAGAAACCCCTAGACCTCCGCGAGATGCGAGAGACCTTCCTCCGGTTCTTCGAGGCGCATGGCCACACGCGCGTGAAACGGTTTCCTGTTGTGGCGCGTTGGCGCGACGACATATACCTCACCATAGCGTCGATCGCTGACTTCCAACCGCATGTGACGAGCGGTGAGGTCCCGCCGCCCGCGAACCCACTATGCATCAGTCAACCGTGCATCCGCTTGAACGACGTCGACTCCGTCGGCAAAAGCGGTCGCCACCTCACGAACTTCGAGATGATGGCGCACCACGCGTTCAACAGCAAGGAGTTCGGCCAACCATACTTCAAGGAGGAATGCACGAAGTACTGCCACGAATTCCTCACGAAGGAGCTTGGCATCCCGGGCGCTTCGGTGACTTACAAGGAGAAGCCTTGGGCAGGAGGCGGCAACGCCGGGGCGGCCTTCGAGGTGCTCGTCGGGGGTCTCGAGGTCGCGACCCTCGTGTTCATGTCGCTTGAGGCGGACCCGGCGGGCCCGATCGAGCTCTACGGCGAGCGGTACAAGCAGATGGACCTCAAGATCGTGGACACGGGGTACGGCCTTGAACGGCTCGTGTGGGCGACGACCGGGAGCCCGACGATCTACGACGCCATCTACCCGGACATGGTCAAACGCCTCGTCGAGAAGGCCGGCCTCTCGCACGACCTTGAGGACCCAAGACACGCAAAGATCCTTTCGGAGACGGCGAGGCTAGCTAGCCTCATGGAAGTGAACACAGGCGCGAAGGTGGCGTCGCTGCGGGAGGCCGTGACGGCGAGGCTTGCCGAACGCGGCGTGAAGACCACGCCAGCGGAGCTCGCCTCCATCATGGGCCCGCTCGAATCCATCTTCGCCGTGATCGACCACACGAGGTGCGTCGCTTTCATGCTAGGCGACGGCATAGTGCCGTCGAACGTCAAGGAAGGGTACCTGGCGCGGCTTCTCATACGTCGCACACTGCGCCTACTGGACGAGTTGGGACTCGACCTGACGCTCGCGGAACTCATCGGCGAACAGCTCGATTCTCTTAGCGGCGACTTCCCGGAACTGTCGCAGGCCCGCGAGACCATCCTGGAGATGTGCACGCTCGAGGCGGAGCGCTACCGCGAGACGATGGAGAAGGGATCGCGCCTCGTGGAGCGCGAAGCGGGGAAGCTCAAGGAGAAGGGATTCACCGAAGAGAAACTCATCGAATTCTACGACACGCACGGTCTTCCGCCCGACATCGTGAGCGCGGTCGCGCGTGAAAAAGGCGTCAAAGTCGAAGTCCCGGACGACTTCTATCAACGCGTCGCGGCGCTACACAGCAGGGAGACGGCCACGAAACCGGTCAAGGCCAAGATGGAATTCCCGAAGACACGCCTCATCTACTACGAGAGCCAGGACACGCGCGAGTTCGAAGCGATCGTCCTTGGCGTGAAAAACGACGAGGTCGTGCTCGACGGCACGGCGTTCTTCGCCGAAAAAGGCGGCCAACCGGCAGACCACGGATTCCTGTCGACGGCCGACGCGATGGCGGAAGTGAAGGACGTACAGATCCGAGACGGCGTGGTCGTGCACACGATAGAGCCGAAGAACGCAAAGGTTCGGCGCGGCGAGGTCGTGCGCGGCCGGGTGGATTGGGGGCGACGCACCAGCCACACGCGCCACCACAGCGCCACCCACATCCTCCTGGCCTCGACGCGCAGGGTCCTGGGGCCGCATGTCTGGCAGGCCGGCGTGCAAAAAGGCGCCGAGAGGTCGCGCCTTGATGTGACGCACTTCAGGAACATCAGTGAGGAGGAGCTTCGCGAGATCGAGGCGCTCGCGAACACCGTCGTCCTTGAAGGTTACCCGGTGGAGAAACTGTGGCTCGACCGCAACGAGGCGGAGAAGCGGTTCGGCTTCCAACTCTACCAAGGCGGGATACCGCCCACGAGGCAGGTCCGCGTCGTCAAGATCGGCGACTTCGACGTTGAGTGCTGCGGCGGGACGCACGTGAAGACCACGACCGAGGTGGGACCCATCAAGATCCTCAAGGCCGAGCGTATCCAGGACGGGATAATCCGGCTCGAATTCTCGGCCGGGCTCGCAGCCTTACGCCGCATCCAGGAGAAGGACGCGATACTCAAGGAAGCAGCCCAGGTGTTCGACGTGCTTCCCGAGCAATTGCCAAAGACCGCTGAAAGGTTCCTCACCGAATGGAAGGAGCTGCGAAAACAGGTGGAGGCCCTCAAGCCTTACGCGGCCGTCGTGCATAAGCAGGAGCTTCTTTCGACCGCGACAACCGTCGGAAACGTGCGCCTCGCCGTCCGGACCGACGAGTCGGACATGGACGACCTTGTGCTCCTCGCCAGCGAAGCGACGAAGGGGACGTCGACCATCGTCATCCTTGGGTCAACGAAGGGCGGGGCGAAGATCGTGGTGGCCCGCTCAGACGACCTGAAAGTGAACTCTGGCGACGTCGTGCGGGAGGCGTGCAAGGCGATGGGAGGAGGAGGCGGTGGAAAACCGAACCTCGCGCAGGGCGGCGGGCCCGATGCATCGAAGCTTCCCTTGGCGATGAAGAGGGCCGAGGAAGTCGTGCGAGACGCTTTGGCGAAGGCTTAGTTTCCTGGAAAGGCGAATGGTCTTGCGGTTTTCCGGCCTTATCACCCTGTGGGGCCTTTGCCCAGCTTTCTTGGTTCCACGTAGACGTACTTGAGGACCGGCAGCGCGGTCTTGAGAGCGGATTCTAGCCTCACGAGCGTCGCCTCGATCTCGTGCGAGGGCAT
This is a stretch of genomic DNA from Euryarchaeota archaeon. It encodes these proteins:
- the alaS gene encoding alanine--tRNA ligase; its protein translation is MLEAEYDLRYFKENGFSRRKCAQCNSYFWSQDQKRTLCGDPPCNEYTFIGAPEAKKPLDLREMRETFLRFFEAHGHTRVKRFPVVARWRDDIYLTIASIADFQPHVTSGEVPPPANPLCISQPCIRLNDVDSVGKSGRHLTNFEMMAHHAFNSKEFGQPYFKEECTKYCHEFLTKELGIPGASVTYKEKPWAGGGNAGAAFEVLVGGLEVATLVFMSLEADPAGPIELYGERYKQMDLKIVDTGYGLERLVWATTGSPTIYDAIYPDMVKRLVEKAGLSHDLEDPRHAKILSETARLASLMEVNTGAKVASLREAVTARLAERGVKTTPAELASIMGPLESIFAVIDHTRCVAFMLGDGIVPSNVKEGYLARLLIRRTLRLLDELGLDLTLAELIGEQLDSLSGDFPELSQARETILEMCTLEAERYRETMEKGSRLVEREAGKLKEKGFTEEKLIEFYDTHGLPPDIVSAVAREKGVKVEVPDDFYQRVAALHSRETATKPVKAKMEFPKTRLIYYESQDTREFEAIVLGVKNDEVVLDGTAFFAEKGGQPADHGFLSTADAMAEVKDVQIRDGVVVHTIEPKNAKVRRGEVVRGRVDWGRRTSHTRHHSATHILLASTRRVLGPHVWQAGVQKGAERSRLDVTHFRNISEEELREIEALANTVVLEGYPVEKLWLDRNEAEKRFGFQLYQGGIPPTRQVRVVKIGDFDVECCGGTHVKTTTEVGPIKILKAERIQDGIIRLEFSAGLAALRRIQEKDAILKEAAQVFDVLPEQLPKTAERFLTEWKELRKQVEALKPYAAVVHKQELLSTATTVGNVRLAVRTDESDMDDLVLLASEATKGTSTIVILGSTKGGAKIVVARSDDLKVNSGDVVREACKAMGGGGGGKPNLAQGGGPDASKLPLAMKRAEEVVRDALAKA